Proteins from a single region of Sandaracinaceae bacterium:
- a CDS encoding RimK family protein: MRKLIIVVTELEDWANLYPSDDVMTVHDYLAGTQVGGHDPNHVRVINLCRSQKYLSYGYYCSLLAEARGHRVLPSVRTLNDLRKRSIYSLDTESLDEAVEAALEAYTSAEVRSLDLIIHFGSTSVEPLQDIASQIFEMFPCPILKVRFKKRKSWAIASVTAGSLPKLGDTAEEEFALALERFSTRMWLEPRARTKYRYDVAMLVDPNEKLAPSDPAALARFERVAKDMGLLLERVRKRDFGRLAEYDALFIRETTAVTHHTFRFAKRAENEGMVVIDDPSSILRCTNKLFLWDLLKTKGVPTPRAAMLYRTRPESLSQVADALSFPVVVKIPDGAFSKGIELAEDMPSLLKVTKKLFERSALLLAQEFMLTEYDWRIGVLNRQPLYACKYFMAPSHWQIYNHGAAEADDTGGGFETLPISAVPANVLEAAMNAANLIGDGLYGVDVKQVGERAVVIEVNDNPSIDEGVEDALLGDELYRRVLGEFVRRLDAQRDGQPT, from the coding sequence ATGCGCAAACTCATCATCGTGGTCACCGAGCTCGAAGACTGGGCCAACCTCTATCCGAGCGACGACGTGATGACCGTCCACGACTACCTCGCGGGGACGCAGGTAGGGGGACACGACCCGAACCACGTGCGGGTCATCAACCTGTGCCGCAGCCAGAAGTACCTCAGCTACGGCTACTACTGCTCGCTGCTCGCGGAGGCCCGTGGGCACCGCGTGCTGCCCTCCGTGCGCACCCTCAACGACCTGCGGAAGCGTTCCATCTACTCCCTCGACACGGAGAGCCTGGACGAAGCCGTCGAGGCCGCGCTCGAGGCGTACACCAGCGCCGAGGTGCGCTCGCTCGACCTCATCATCCACTTCGGGTCGACCTCGGTCGAGCCCCTGCAGGACATCGCTAGCCAGATCTTCGAGATGTTCCCGTGCCCCATCCTCAAGGTGCGGTTCAAGAAGCGCAAGTCGTGGGCCATCGCCTCCGTCACGGCGGGTAGCTTGCCCAAGCTGGGCGACACGGCCGAGGAAGAATTTGCGCTGGCCCTCGAGCGCTTCAGCACCCGCATGTGGCTCGAGCCGCGCGCGCGCACCAAGTACCGCTACGACGTCGCGATGCTGGTGGACCCGAACGAGAAGCTGGCCCCCAGCGACCCGGCGGCGCTCGCGCGGTTCGAGCGGGTCGCCAAGGACATGGGGCTCTTGCTGGAGCGGGTCCGCAAGCGCGACTTCGGGCGCCTGGCGGAGTACGACGCGCTCTTCATCCGCGAGACCACGGCCGTCACGCATCACACGTTCCGCTTCGCCAAGCGCGCGGAGAACGAGGGGATGGTGGTCATCGACGACCCCAGCTCCATCCTGCGCTGCACCAACAAGCTGTTTCTGTGGGACCTGCTCAAGACCAAGGGCGTCCCCACGCCGCGCGCCGCGATGCTCTACCGCACGCGCCCCGAGTCCCTCTCGCAGGTGGCCGACGCGCTGAGCTTCCCGGTGGTGGTCAAGATCCCCGACGGTGCGTTCTCCAAGGGCATCGAGCTGGCGGAGGACATGCCCTCGCTGCTGAAGGTCACGAAGAAGCTCTTCGAGCGGTCTGCCCTGCTGCTCGCGCAGGAGTTCATGCTGACCGAGTACGACTGGCGCATCGGCGTGCTGAACCGTCAGCCGCTGTATGCGTGCAAGTACTTCATGGCTCCCTCGCATTGGCAGATCTACAACCACGGCGCGGCAGAGGCCGACGACACGGGAGGCGGCTTCGAGACGCTGCCCATCTCCGCGGTGCCAGCGAACGTGCTCGAGGCGGCGATGAACGCGGCCAACTTGATCGGCGACGGCCTCTACGGTGTGGACGTCAAGCAGGTGGGCGAGCGCGCGGTGGTGATCGAGGTCAACGACAACCCCAGCATCGACGAGGGTGTCGAGGACGCGCTGCTCGGGGACGAGCTGTACAGGCGTGTGCTGGGTGAGTTCGTGCGCCGCCTGGACGCGCAGCGCGACGGCCAGCCCACGTAG
- a CDS encoding mechanosensitive ion channel family protein, whose protein sequence is MSQVLLSLRELLRDPDVRAPALAFAFWVVGLVVSRLAVGALTRFAGRHLDAQRVQSVRRISFYALVGLVTLAALHRGGVDMSVFFGAAGILTVAFGFASQTSMSNLISGVFLIGERSFEPGDIISVGATVGEVLSIDLLSVKLRTPENLFVRVPNETLIKTDIVNLSRFPIRRVEIDFRVEYDTDLATLAKLLDEIVHELPQCLLEPKTHFFVQDFTDAAVWVKFRFWTRREIFLEARATVQALAQERLAAAGIRQPTQRLRMERSADMASAVRERDTTA, encoded by the coding sequence ATGAGCCAGGTCTTGCTGAGTCTGCGCGAGCTGCTGCGCGATCCAGACGTGCGCGCGCCCGCGCTGGCCTTCGCGTTCTGGGTGGTCGGGCTGGTGGTGTCGCGCCTGGCGGTGGGCGCGCTCACCCGCTTCGCTGGGCGTCACCTGGACGCTCAGCGCGTGCAGTCCGTCCGGCGCATCTCTTTCTATGCGCTCGTCGGCTTGGTGACGCTCGCCGCGCTGCACCGCGGCGGCGTGGACATGAGCGTGTTCTTCGGCGCGGCCGGCATCCTGACCGTGGCCTTCGGCTTCGCGTCCCAGACGAGCATGTCGAACCTCATCAGCGGGGTGTTCCTCATCGGGGAGCGCTCCTTCGAGCCGGGGGACATCATCTCCGTCGGAGCCACCGTGGGCGAGGTGCTGAGCATCGATCTGCTCTCGGTCAAGCTCAGGACGCCCGAGAACCTCTTCGTGCGCGTTCCCAACGAGACGCTCATCAAGACAGACATCGTCAACCTGAGCCGCTTCCCGATCCGGCGCGTGGAGATCGACTTCCGCGTCGAGTACGACACCGACCTGGCCACGCTCGCGAAGCTCCTCGACGAGATCGTCCACGAACTCCCGCAGTGCCTGCTGGAGCCCAAGACCCACTTCTTCGTCCAAGACTTCACGGACGCCGCCGTGTGGGTGAAGTTCCGCTTCTGGACGCGTCGCGAGATCTTCCTGGAGGCCCGCGCGACGGTGCAGGCGCTGGCGCAAGAGCGCCTCGCGGCCGCAGGGATCCGTCAGCCCACGCAACGTCTGCGGATGGAGCGCAGCGCTGACATGGCGAGCGCCGTGCGCGAACGCGACACTACAGCGTGA
- a CDS encoding OmpA family protein: MTKTIRGTLRAAVIAALCGGLVAWAPSTANADSGRLNLHVDLGAGIPIMGYLAPPGNNDLTARLGLGGWLSLDYVVSGPLALEVIGGAGYLLEMADGPLRDLADPSRGRFGGSTMWMAGVGVRVRLIDPQDGYNNESNGDIAGGFWVSGHVGIHNFDGIQVGLDGALGYDLSIARPFSMGFFVRAYLLFAGDGKPDSVIERTSDNHTDAAIFAGLSFSFELLARDRVEPEPEPEPEPELEPTETDRDGDGIEDVDDQCPDDPEDRDNFQDEDGCPDPDNDNDRVLDVNDRCPMDAEDLDGFEDTDGCPEADNDGDGVVDLEDRCPNEAGVIENRGCPDSDRDGDTVVDRRDNCPDEPGSVENHGCQEQQLVVLQEDRIEILDNVYFRTNSHRIERRSYPLLDNIASVMRNHPEIQMLSIEGHTDSRGRDSSNLRLSQRRARAVMDYLRRQGRVEARRLQSEGYGETRPLVPDAVSEEDLARNRRVEFNIIHQDE, encoded by the coding sequence ATGACCAAGACTATCAGGGGCACGCTCCGCGCTGCCGTCATCGCCGCTTTGTGCGGCGGACTCGTCGCCTGGGCTCCGAGCACCGCAAACGCCGACTCGGGGCGCCTGAATCTCCACGTCGATCTCGGCGCCGGTATCCCCATCATGGGATATCTCGCGCCTCCTGGGAACAACGACCTGACCGCCCGTCTCGGGCTGGGCGGCTGGCTCTCGTTGGACTACGTGGTGTCGGGGCCCCTGGCACTGGAGGTCATCGGCGGCGCGGGCTACCTGCTCGAGATGGCGGACGGCCCCCTGCGCGACCTGGCCGACCCGTCGCGCGGCCGGTTCGGCGGCTCGACCATGTGGATGGCTGGCGTCGGTGTGCGTGTGCGCCTGATCGACCCGCAGGACGGGTACAACAACGAATCGAACGGCGACATCGCCGGCGGCTTCTGGGTCAGCGGACATGTTGGCATCCACAACTTCGACGGCATCCAGGTGGGCCTCGACGGCGCGTTGGGCTACGACCTGTCCATCGCACGTCCGTTCTCGATGGGCTTCTTCGTGCGCGCGTACCTGCTCTTCGCGGGTGACGGCAAGCCGGACTCCGTCATCGAGCGGACCTCCGACAACCACACGGACGCGGCCATCTTCGCCGGCCTCAGCTTCAGCTTCGAGCTCCTGGCGCGAGATCGCGTGGAGCCCGAGCCCGAGCCCGAGCCCGAGCCCGAGCTGGAGCCGACCGAGACGGACCGCGACGGCGACGGCATCGAGGACGTGGACGACCAGTGCCCGGACGATCCCGAGGATCGCGACAACTTCCAGGACGAGGACGGCTGTCCCGACCCCGACAACGACAACGATCGCGTGCTCGACGTGAACGACCGCTGTCCGATGGACGCCGAGGACCTCGACGGCTTCGAGGACACGGACGGCTGCCCCGAGGCGGACAACGACGGTGACGGTGTGGTGGACCTCGAGGACCGCTGCCCGAACGAGGCTGGCGTCATCGAGAACCGCGGCTGCCCCGACTCGGACCGCGACGGTGACACCGTCGTCGACCGCCGCGACAACTGCCCGGACGAGCCCGGCAGCGTCGAGAACCATGGCTGCCAGGAGCAGCAGCTGGTCGTGCTGCAGGAAGACCGCATCGAGATCCTCGACAACGTGTACTTCCGCACGAACAGCCATCGCATCGAGCGTCGGTCCTACCCCCTGCTCGACAACATCGCGTCGGTCATGCGCAACCACCCCGAGATCCAGATGCTCTCGATCGAGGGTCACACGGACAGCCGCGGTCGTGACTCGAGCAACCTGCGCCTGTCGCAGCGTCGCGCACGCGCGGTGATGGACTACCTCCGCCGCCAGGGTCGCGTGGAAGCGCGCCGCCTGCAGTCGGAGGGCTACGGCGAGACCCGCCCGCTGGTGCCCGACGCGGTGTCCGAGGAGGATCTGGCGCGCAACCGCCGCGTGGAGTTCAACATCATCCACCAGGACGAGTGA
- a CDS encoding DnaJ domain-containing protein, whose amino-acid sequence MSHGLDDLDYYALLGVDEEASIAKIKEAFRVFARRYHPDRFAGTTPEKIERANAIYRRGTEAYQVLTDPVSRTRYDEALERGELRLTSEAREAAKPKPKVAPAAPRIRSAQARTLYDDAVLATKQQDWKGAQRALRGACQLEPESEFLRERLAQLEQHLRTLR is encoded by the coding sequence ATGAGCCACGGCCTCGACGACCTCGACTACTACGCGCTGCTCGGCGTCGACGAGGAGGCGAGCATCGCGAAGATCAAGGAGGCCTTCCGCGTCTTCGCGCGGCGCTATCACCCGGACCGCTTCGCCGGGACCACTCCAGAGAAGATCGAACGGGCGAACGCCATCTACCGGCGCGGCACGGAGGCCTACCAGGTGCTGACGGACCCGGTGTCCCGTACGCGCTACGACGAAGCGCTGGAGCGCGGTGAGCTACGACTGACGTCCGAGGCGCGCGAGGCGGCCAAACCGAAGCCGAAGGTCGCACCGGCAGCGCCTCGCATCCGGAGCGCCCAGGCGCGCACCCTCTACGACGACGCCGTGCTGGCCACCAAGCAGCAAGACTGGAAGGGCGCGCAGCGCGCGCTTCGTGGAGCGTGCCAGCTGGAACCCGAGAGCGAGTTCCTGCGCGAGCGCCTGGCACAGCTGGAGCAACACCTGCGCACGCTGCGCTGA
- a CDS encoding GNAT family N-acetyltransferase/peptidase C39 family protein, whose product MTTPPPPTIELRPARTEDLRALVALEEACFDYDRLSRRNFQWMHRRANAALIVASEPLGDGDPTREVKLYGYALVLFHRGTSLSRLYSIAVANDARGQRLGVRLLEAAEAEAVARGAVYLRLEVRADNATAIQLYETRGYVQLERVEGYYGEHGDALRFEKRVRYPGLESQVWATPYYEQKTEFTCGSASLMMAMAALDDDYAPSRQEELQIWREATTIFMTSGHGGCSPHGLAVAAAGRGFGVTVYTNTDAVPFLEGVRDEAKKEVMTLVHEDFLAKLDASHAEVSLSVPSVDELRARMDAGEVPIVLISEYRLTRRKAPHWVVLTGHDERFVYLHDPGVDEEEHRSATDYMHMPVAHADFERMARFGRSRLRSIVMLRASPNASRDRRKRDRRRSAKR is encoded by the coding sequence ATGACGACCCCCCCTCCACCGACCATCGAGCTCCGTCCCGCACGCACGGAAGATTTGCGTGCGCTCGTCGCGCTCGAAGAGGCGTGCTTCGACTACGACCGCCTCTCGCGGCGCAACTTCCAGTGGATGCACCGCCGCGCGAACGCCGCCTTGATCGTCGCGTCGGAGCCGCTCGGTGACGGCGACCCGACGCGTGAGGTCAAGCTCTACGGATACGCGTTGGTGCTGTTTCATCGCGGCACCTCGCTCTCACGCCTCTACTCCATCGCGGTCGCGAACGACGCGCGTGGACAGCGCCTCGGCGTGCGGCTGCTGGAGGCGGCTGAAGCCGAGGCCGTGGCGCGCGGCGCGGTGTACTTGCGGCTGGAGGTGCGCGCGGACAACGCCACCGCCATTCAGCTCTACGAGACGCGCGGCTACGTGCAATTGGAGCGTGTCGAGGGGTACTACGGCGAACACGGGGACGCGCTGCGCTTCGAGAAACGCGTGCGCTATCCGGGGCTCGAGAGCCAGGTCTGGGCCACGCCCTACTACGAGCAGAAGACCGAGTTCACCTGCGGCTCGGCGTCGCTCATGATGGCGATGGCCGCCCTCGACGACGACTACGCGCCGTCACGCCAAGAGGAGCTCCAGATCTGGCGTGAGGCGACCACCATCTTCATGACCAGCGGTCACGGGGGGTGCAGCCCGCACGGCCTCGCGGTAGCCGCGGCGGGCCGGGGCTTCGGAGTGACGGTCTACACCAACACGGACGCGGTGCCGTTCTTGGAGGGGGTGCGCGACGAGGCCAAGAAGGAGGTCATGACGCTGGTGCACGAGGACTTCCTGGCCAAGCTGGACGCGTCGCACGCCGAGGTGAGCCTCAGCGTGCCCAGCGTGGACGAGCTGCGCGCGCGCATGGACGCGGGCGAGGTGCCCATCGTGCTCATCAGCGAGTACCGGCTGACCCGCCGCAAGGCGCCGCACTGGGTGGTGCTCACCGGGCACGACGAACGCTTCGTGTACCTGCACGACCCCGGGGTGGACGAAGAAGAACACCGCTCGGCGACCGACTACATGCACATGCCCGTCGCCCACGCGGACTTCGAGCGCATGGCGCGCTTCGGTCGCTCGCGTTTGCGCTCCATCGTCATGCTGCGCGCGTCGCCCAACGCCAGCCGTGATCGTCGCAAGCGCGATCGACGACGCTCCGCGAAGCGCTGA
- a CDS encoding protein kinase, which translates to MSALRKICPACSTPYHAAATFCQLDGTALVEQEMSLDPLVGTRLLEQFDVLEAVGSGGMGTVYRAHQASQRRDVAIKILHRDLAKNQDAVRRFQREARVASSLDHPNLVDVYLFGELPDGSLYLVMEYLEGRTLAQALFEDGPFPLARALRVAHAVALGVGAAHRQGIVHRDVKPENIMLVARDGDPDFVKVLDFGIARLLWDEQSHVTQSGVIFGTARYISPEGASGEATDARSDVYSLAVLTYQLLTGSVPFDDTSPVALLMKHLRQKPPPIDSRPGGAHVPSAIAEVVMRALGKHPDARHDNAAAFARALESAAAVAGVAITPEQARAALKPSSATLLQTGVLVEGAPAPQPSLMARPDMATRRDGSVMPALSAAELQRLAQQAVAPPAGVGLSPRAGHARQLMPAVELPVLQPAEAAPRASLEPHAGLSYDESFVAIPGLSRPRQRPYVPVLIGFLVGVLGVGGVALYLMQRGEQEALEQQRSLEVRAREALSHGAIDSPPGDNVLELTGRLLEQDPAHAGARAIRREAALLLRERAANARAQGDPAGARDAYQTVLRFFPEDSAATEGLRLLGAVQDVATPPPVAAGIHFEPDPPAQRERVRLVGVFGTEMRLPADVVPEFSVFRAGRRLDRLPATPGDTRGTWVADYAFAAAGSHEVALEFGVGAQRVMLRQEVTVDRPDRPSRPSVGTSAMSAPPPAPAAPVVPAGTFRPLGPPTSPSGPDALPPPPPAEPSTPTRVPAPASSMQDGIDWAVPDPPASTEPPPWTG; encoded by the coding sequence ATGTCCGCGCTCCGCAAGATCTGTCCCGCCTGCAGCACGCCGTACCACGCGGCGGCGACGTTCTGTCAGCTCGACGGAACCGCGCTCGTCGAGCAGGAGATGTCGCTCGACCCGCTGGTGGGGACGCGCCTGCTCGAGCAGTTCGACGTGCTCGAGGCGGTGGGCTCCGGCGGGATGGGCACCGTGTACCGCGCGCACCAGGCGTCGCAGCGCCGGGACGTGGCCATCAAGATCCTCCACCGCGACCTGGCCAAGAACCAGGACGCCGTGCGCCGCTTCCAGCGTGAGGCGCGCGTCGCCTCCTCGCTCGATCACCCCAACCTGGTGGACGTCTACCTGTTCGGCGAGCTCCCGGATGGCAGCCTCTACTTGGTGATGGAGTACCTGGAGGGGCGCACGCTCGCGCAAGCCCTGTTCGAGGACGGCCCGTTCCCGCTCGCGCGGGCGCTGCGCGTGGCGCACGCGGTCGCGCTGGGCGTCGGCGCCGCTCACCGGCAAGGCATCGTCCACCGCGACGTCAAGCCCGAGAACATCATGCTGGTGGCGCGCGATGGCGACCCGGACTTCGTCAAGGTGCTCGACTTCGGCATCGCGCGGCTGCTGTGGGACGAGCAGAGCCACGTCACGCAGTCGGGGGTGATCTTCGGGACGGCGCGCTACATCTCGCCCGAGGGCGCCTCCGGGGAGGCGACCGACGCACGCTCCGACGTGTACTCGCTGGCCGTGCTCACCTATCAGCTGCTGACGGGCAGCGTGCCCTTCGACGACACGTCGCCGGTGGCGCTGCTCATGAAGCACCTGCGCCAGAAGCCGCCGCCGATCGACTCGCGGCCTGGTGGAGCGCACGTTCCGTCGGCCATCGCCGAGGTCGTCATGCGTGCGCTGGGCAAGCACCCGGACGCACGGCACGACAACGCCGCGGCGTTTGCGCGCGCGCTCGAGAGCGCCGCTGCGGTCGCGGGCGTCGCCATCACGCCGGAACAGGCTCGCGCGGCGCTCAAGCCGTCATCGGCCACGCTGCTCCAAACGGGGGTGCTGGTGGAGGGGGCGCCCGCGCCACAACCGTCGCTCATGGCGAGACCCGACATGGCCACGCGACGCGACGGCAGCGTGATGCCCGCCCTCAGCGCCGCGGAGCTTCAGCGGCTCGCGCAGCAGGCCGTCGCGCCTCCGGCGGGGGTCGGGCTGTCGCCGCGCGCCGGCCACGCGCGGCAGCTCATGCCCGCCGTCGAGCTGCCCGTGTTGCAGCCGGCCGAGGCGGCGCCCCGTGCCAGCCTCGAGCCACACGCCGGCCTGTCCTACGACGAGTCCTTCGTCGCGATTCCGGGCCTTTCGCGCCCACGCCAACGACCGTATGTGCCGGTGCTGATCGGCTTCCTCGTGGGCGTCCTCGGAGTCGGCGGGGTGGCGCTCTACTTGATGCAGCGAGGTGAGCAGGAGGCGCTCGAGCAGCAGCGCAGCCTCGAGGTGCGAGCCCGCGAGGCGCTCAGCCACGGGGCCATCGACTCGCCGCCAGGTGACAACGTCCTGGAGCTCACGGGCCGCCTGCTGGAGCAGGATCCTGCGCACGCGGGTGCCCGCGCCATCCGACGCGAGGCAGCGCTCTTGTTGCGCGAACGAGCCGCCAACGCGCGCGCGCAGGGTGATCCGGCTGGGGCCCGCGATGCGTACCAGACGGTCTTGCGCTTCTTTCCCGAGGACAGCGCTGCCACCGAGGGGCTGCGCCTCCTTGGTGCCGTGCAAGACGTCGCCACACCGCCGCCCGTGGCTGCAGGGATCCACTTCGAGCCCGACCCGCCCGCGCAGCGCGAGCGGGTGCGGCTTGTGGGGGTGTTCGGCACCGAGATGCGCCTCCCGGCGGACGTCGTGCCCGAGTTCTCGGTGTTCCGTGCAGGGCGCCGACTCGATCGCTTGCCCGCCACCCCCGGCGACACACGCGGTACGTGGGTGGCCGACTACGCGTTCGCTGCGGCAGGCTCGCACGAGGTGGCCCTCGAGTTCGGCGTGGGCGCGCAGCGCGTCATGCTGCGCCAGGAAGTCACCGTCGACCGGCCGGACAGGCCCTCGCGCCCCAGCGTGGGCACCAGCGCGATGAGCGCGCCGCCGCCCGCCCCGGCCGCGCCCGTCGTCCCCGCAGGCACCTTCCGCCCGCTGGGGCCACCGACGTCTCCGTCTGGGCCCGACGCGCTCCCGCCGCCACCGCCCGCCGAACCCTCCACGCCGACGCGTGTCCCCGCGCCCGCCAGCAGCATGCAGGACGGCATCGACTGGGCCGTGCCGGATCCGCCTGCGAGCACCGAGCCTCCCCCCTGGACCGGATAG